One window from the genome of Oryza glaberrima chromosome 3, OglaRS2, whole genome shotgun sequence encodes:
- the LOC127766065 gene encoding auxin-responsive protein IAA11, giving the protein MAGLGFDETELRLGLPGAGELAARSSGKRGFAETIDLKLKLQPAAPAAVSGEEGAQEDKEDADAAAAAADEKMSMKRSASQSSVVTAEPDPDKPRAPKAQVVGWPPVRSFRKNVLAEKCKAAALVKVSMDGAPYLRKIDVAMYKSYPELSMALQNMFTSFTIGKCGSHQQLKESNKLRDDLEYVPTYEDKDGDWMLVGDVPWEMFVESCKRLRIMKGSEAIGLAPRAVEKCKS; this is encoded by the exons ATGGCTGGCCTCGGGTTCGACGAGACCGAGCTCCGGCTCGGCCttcccggcgccggcgagctggcAGCGAGGAGCTCCGGCAAGAGGGGCTTCGCCGAGACCATCGACCTCAAGCTCAAGCTGCAGCCGGCGGCGCCTGCTGCCGTCTCTGGGGAAGAGGGTGCTCAGGAGGACAAGGAAGatgccgacgcggcggcggcggccgctgacGAGAAGATGTCGATGAAGAGGTCGGCGAGCCAGAGCAGCGTGGTCACCGCGGAGCCCGATCCCGACAAGCCGCGCGCGCCCAA GGCGCAGGTGGTGGGGTGGCCGCCGGTCCGGTCGTTCAGGAAGAACGTGCTCGCCGAGAAatgcaaggcggcggcgctggtgaaGGTGAGCATGGACGGCGCGCCGTACCTGAGGAAGATCGACGTCGCCATGTACAAGAGCTACCCGGAGCTGTCCATGGCGCTCCAGAACATGTTCACCTCCTTCACCatcg GCAAGTGTGGGTCCCATCAGCAGCTGAAGGAGAGCAATAAGCTGAGAGATGACCTGGAGTACGTGCCGACGTACGAGGACAAGGACGGCGACTGGatgctcgtcggcgacgtcccGTGGGA GATGTTCGTCGAGTCGTGCAAACGCCTCCGGATCATGAAAGGGTCTGAAGCCATTGGCCTTG CACCAAGGGCAGTGGAGAAATGCAAGAGCTGA
- the LOC127766066 gene encoding auxin-responsive protein IAA12, translating into MEAAVGYAADSLIKATELRLGLPGTADDLPSTPRGKKRAAAAEDNNANAAAADDDEHDAVEAAPPVAKAQVVGWPPVRSYRKSCFQQQSAAASKSKAAVSSCNNKDEPITKNAAPAPAASSAAAANGGSLVKVSMDGAPYLRKIDLRMYKGYRELREALEAMFVCFSGAADGANPSEFAITYQDKDGDLMLVGDVPFDMFTSTCKKLRIMKRSEATGLGSPRQMKI; encoded by the exons ATGGAAGCCGCCGTGGGGTACGCCGCCGACAGCCTCATCAAGGCCACCGAGCTCAGGCTGGGCCTGCCTGGGACAGCCGACGACCTGCCCTCCACGCCCAGGGGCAAgaagcgcgccgccgcggcggaggacaacaacgccaacgccgccgccgccgacgacgacgagcacgacgccgtcgaggccgcgccgccggtAGCCAA GGCTCAAGTGGTCGGGTGGCCGCCGGTGAGGTCGTACAGGAAGAGCTGCTTCCAGCAACAGtcagcggcggcgagcaagaGCAAGGCCGCCGTGAGCAGCTGCAACAACAAAGACGAGCCCATCACCAAgaacgcggcgccggcgccggcagcctcctcggcggcggcggccaacggCGGGTCGCTGGTGAAGGTGAGCATGGACGGGGCGCCGTACCTGAGGAAGATCGACCTGAGGATGTACAAGGGCTACAGGGAGCTCCGCGAGGCCCTGGAGGCCATGTTCGTCTgcttctccggcgccgccgacggcgccaaCCCGTCGGAGTTCGCCATCACCTACCAGGACAAGGACGGCGACCTCatgctcgtcggcgacgtcccTTTCGA CATGTTCACCAGCACATGCAAGAAGTTGAGGATCATGAAGAGATCTGAAGCCACAGGGCTAGGATCACCAAGGCAAATGAAGATCTAA
- the LOC127768945 gene encoding protein OSB2, chloroplastic-like: protein MVLLAAAAVGPHKTLNPTLSQPSSGGRRPRLRFPLPLPRGGHLRCSAGYREAAAAAASTSSTTTTPRPTEIPWSRELCNSVRLIGTVGTEVELRQLPSGGSVARGRLAIWKSATETTWVTLAFWDDLAVVASEHVKKGDRIFVSGRLVSDTVDEGPEKRQVYYKVVVQQFNFIESFQQVQLYEPEAGLDTLGGKHGDYVGSTSGSSEGKSRDHVDSSSRSTEQLWQAFFANPLDWWDNRTNKKNLRYPDFKHKHTGEALWVDGRNNPNWVISQLAILDSRMGSLQGNDRKPVAFMYADDFMTPDTDTEAHM from the exons ATGgttctcctcgccgccgccgccgtcgggccacacaaaaccctaaaccctaccCTGAGCCAGCCAagctccggcggccgccgcccccgcctccgctTCCCGCTGCCCCTTCCGCGGGGCGGCCACCTCCGCTGCTCCGCGGGGTaccgcgaggcggcggcggcggcggcgtcgacgtcgtcgacgacgacgacgccgcggccgacgGAGATCCCGTGGAGCAGGGAGCTCTGCAACTCCGTTCGGCTCATCGGGACGGTGGGCACCGAGGTGGAGCTGCGGCAGCTGCCCAGCGGCGGCTCCGTCGCGCGGGGGCGCCTCGCCATCTGGAAGTCGGCCACCGAGACCACATG GGTGACTCTAGCATTTTGGGATGACCTAGCGGTTGTGGCTTCTGAGCATGTGAAGAAGGGTGACCGAATATTTGTTTCTGGACGCCTTGTGTCGGACACTGTTGATGAGGGCCCTGAGAAACGACAGGTTTATTATAAG GTTGTGGTTCAACAGTTCAATTTCATTGAGTCCTTTCAGCAAGTGCAGTTATATGAGCCAGAGGCAGGCCTGGATACCTTAG GTGGAAAGCATGGAGATTATGTTGGTTCTACCTCTGGCTCGAGTGAGGGTAAAAGTAGGGACCATGTTGACTCATCCTCCCGTTCAACTGAACAGTTGTGGCAAGCCTTCTTTGCTAATCCTCTTGACTGGTGGGATAACAGGACAAATAAG AAGAACCTGAGGTATCCAGACTTCAAGCACAAACACACCGGTGAAGCATTGTGGGTTGATGGGAGGAACAATCCAAATTGGGTTATCTCCCAGTTGGCAATTCTGGACTCGAGAATGGGTTCTCTTCAAGGCAATGATAGGAAACCAGTTGCCTTTATGTATGCTGATGACTTCATGACACCTGACACCGACACTGAAGCCCATATGTGA
- the LOC127767741 gene encoding CBL-interacting protein kinase 7, with the protein MAATKSKAAKKGAPLLGKYELGRLLGRGTFAKVYHARSLAPGADPVAVKVLDKPDLAAAGAGMATRVLREVAAMRRLRHPNVLRLHEVLATRSKVYLVMELAPGGDLLSRLASLPSRRLPEHAARRVFLQLVSALIYCHARGVSHRDVKPQNVLLDAHGNLKVSDFGLAALPDSLRDDGRLHTACGTPAFAAPEVLRRKAYDGAKADAWSCGVILFVLLAGHLPFDDSNIADMCRKAHRREYALPRWVSQPARRLVSRLLDPNPATRLAVAELATHPWFKRSLSLDSQLGSLLGGQPERELAFQAPPPLNAFDIISMSPGLDLSGLFGESKRRREKRFVTTASPERTVERLGQAGAKLGYFMVGKKGVERLPLGGLSGLVAMSMEMSEVSPSMMLVELRLEGGDDGDGDGGAEEFGWEELRAELGDDVVMAWHGCERTRAGSGAGSRGGGAMGCKCLFGLGVPELVVIAGVAALVFGPKQLPEIGRSIGKTVKSFQQAAKEFETELKKESDDGGNQPPPPTETAVSDGGEEKKELEASSSKEST; encoded by the exons atggccgccaccaaGAGCAAGGCGGCCAAGAAGGGCGCTCCGCTCCTCGGCAAGTAcgagctcggccgcctcctcggccGCGGCACCTTCGCCAAGGTCTACCACGCCCGCTCCCTCGCCCCCGGCGCCGACCCCGTCGCCGTCAAGGTGCTCGACAagcccgacctcgccgccgccggcgccggcatggccacccgcgtcctccgcgaggtcgccgccatgcgccgcctccgccaccccaacgtcctccgcctccacgaGGTGCTCGCCACGCGCTCCAAGGTGTACCTCGTCATGGAGCTCGCccccggcggcgacctcctctCCAGGCTCGCCTCGctgccgtcgcgccgcctccccGAGCACGCCGCGCGGCGGGTGTTCCTCCAGCTGGTGTCCGCGCTCATCTACTGCCACGCGCGGGGCGTGTCCCACCGCGACGTCAAGCCGCAGAACGTGCTCCTCGACGCACACGGCAACCTCAAGGTCtccgacttcggcctcgccgcgctcccggACTCGCTCCGCGACGACGGGCGCCTGCACACCGCGTGCGGCACCCCGGCGTTCGCGGCGCCCGAGGTGCTCCGCCGCAAGGCCTACGACGGCGCCAAGGCCGACGCGTGGTCCTGCGGCGTCATCctcttcgtcctcctcgccggccacctGCCGTTCGACGACTCCAACATCGCCGACATGTGCCGGAAGGCGCACCGCCGCGAGTACGCGCTCCCGCGGTGGGTGTCGCAGCCGGCGCGCCGCCTCGTGTCGCGCCTCCTCGACCCGAACCCGGCcacccgcctcgccgtcgccgagctcgccaCCCACCCGTGGTTCAAGCGCTCGCTCAGCCTCGACTCGCAGCTCGGCAGCCTCCTCGGCGGCCAGCCGGAGCGGGAGCTGGCGTtccaggcgccgccgccactgaaCGCGTTCGACATCATATCCATGTCGCCGGGGCTCGACCTGTCCGGGCTGTTCGGCGAGAGCAAGCGCCGCCGGGAGAAGCGGTTCGTGAcgacggcgtcgccggagcGGACGGTGGAGCGGCTCGGCCAGGCGGGCGCCAAGCTCGGCTACTTCATGGTGGGCAAGAAGGGCGTCGAACGCCTGCCCCTGGGCGGCCTCTCGGGCCTCGTCGCCATGTCCATGGAGATGTCGGAGGTGTCGCCGTCGATGATGCTCGTCGAGCTGAGGCTggagggaggcgacgacggcgacggcgacggcggcgccgaggagttCGGGTGGGAGGAGCTCAgggcggagctcggcgacgacgtggtgatggcatggcatggctgCGA GCGGACGAGGGCGGGGTCGGGGGCGGGGTCGCGTGGGGGAGGCGCGATGGGGTGCAAGTGCCTGTTCGGGCTCGGCGTCCCGGAGCTGGTCGTCATCGCGGGCGTCGCCGCGCTGGTGTTCGGCCCCAAGCAGCTGCCCGAGATCGGCCGCAGCATCGGCAAGACCGTCAAGAGCTTCCAGCAG GCAGCCAAGGAGTTCGAAACGGAGCTGAAGAAAGAGTCTGATGATGGTGGCAACCAGCCCCCGCCTCCAACCGAGACGGCGGttagcgacggcggcgaggagaagaaggagcTCGAGGCGTCCAGTAGCAAGGAGAGTACATGA